In Asterias rubens chromosome 15, eAstRub1.3, whole genome shotgun sequence, a genomic segment contains:
- the LOC117299984 gene encoding uncharacterized protein LOC117299984, giving the protein MTSALADHVYIPARLKSRWNKDSYKWSVEETKLFLELRRENIAKFHSGNRGSIQKAFGEILDEMGLTGKVTPNQARKKWNNLAQLYRKIVKRHQHAELGSNKFVFQANSWPFFKDVQMNLLLEPDFEGATLCDVTTAEDLGQQIAAQFLKTAFVPLDPVEDDDEREPKDPPPTTAEQEQPQALVKKSTAEKPVREKKSRQKHQQEMLLETIKELSRLQKKQEEILHAQNQLTISLLTQLV; this is encoded by the exons ATGACAAGTGCTCTAGCGGACCATGTGTACATTCCAGCCCGTCTGAAAAGCAGATGGAATAAAGATTCTTACAAAT ggaGCGTGGAAGAAACGAAATTGTTTTTGGAGCTACGTCGGGAAAACATCGCAAAGTTTCATTCTGGTAACCGCGGGAGCATCCAGAAGGCGTTTgg AGAAATACTCGATGAGATGGGCTTGACTGGTAAAGTAACTCCTAACCAGGCCCGCAAAAAGTGGAACAACTTGGCACAACTCTATCGG AAAATTGTGAAGCGACATCAACACGCCGAACTCGGAAGCAACAAGTTTGTCTTCCAGGCCAACTCTTGGCCGTTCTTCAAAGACGTGCAGATGAATCTCCTGCTTGAGCCAGATTTTGAAGGAGCAACATTGTGTGATGTAACAACTGCTGAAGATTTAGG gcagCAGATTGCAGCACAGTTCCTGAAAACAGCCTTCGTCCCACTAGACCCGGTCGAAGATGATGATGAGAGGGAGCCGAAGGACCCACCGCCCACCACCGCAGAACAAGAACAACCCCAGGCTCTTGTCAAGAAAAGTACGGCAGAAAAACCTGTTCGAGAGAAGAAGTCGAGACAAAAGCATCAGCAGGAGATGCTTCTTGAGACGATTAAGGAATTGAGCCGCCTCCAAAAGAAACAGGAGGAAATTCTGCACGCCCAGAATCAGCTGACTATCTCACTTCTAACCCAACTCGTGTAG